Below is a window of Falco peregrinus isolate bFalPer1 chromosome 3, bFalPer1.pri, whole genome shotgun sequence DNA.
atgaaaaatcttaACCTAAGATGAATATACCCAATCCAGGCTTGCCAGATACCTTTGTGTGTGAAAGGCCATCAGGGTACTTACAGACTGAACCAGGGAGTCAGTTCCTGCAGTGATGTGTAACACAgaatgctgcattttctttgtcattCTCCTTGTGCACAGACTACTTTTTGTTTGCCGAagttaacaaaacaaaaacccacaacaattTACTGGTATTTTCTCTTGTTGCACTTTATTAGGACTGTGCTACATTTGAAAAGTAGAGCTTGGGCAAGGAGCCAGTGCCCTGCAGCCAACTTAACAACTCCTTTGAAGGGGCATGTGAAAGATGGCATAGTGCTTGCCAGCTTTTTCCAATTTCGTTCTGATTGTGAGATAGCACCTGACTTTACTGTGATAAAAAGCCACTGAAACCCCTAAATCTTCAACTTTTTAGACCAAAATTTATACGTAGGACTTAATGCTTCAGTCCCTCTACAATCATCTTTGATTTTGGGTTACAGgttattatataaaataaattttagctGTTGTGTTCTGTATTGGAAATCTGTACTCAATGGTAGTATGaattaacattttctgaattaataCTTTCTTACCctacaggttttaaaatattacttgatGTACATGGAGTTATGCATGGACCAAAAGAAGAATGTGTCAGTGCTCTGAAGAAGGGCTATCTGATAGCTATTGCCCCAGGTGGAGTTCGGGAAGCACTCTTTAGTGATGAAATGTATACTATAATCTGGGGTAATCGGAAGGGCTTTGCTCAAGTGGCCATTGATGCAAAAGTGGTAAGTATGACAGATCACAGAAGAGAAGCAAGGAATGCTGACTTACTAGTACTTTCTTCTAGGGAAAGCTGTTTGGATTATCATATATTTGGTGTGACATTGCTGAGTAGCGTGAGTATGGTCTATTTGCTCTCATAACTACATTTCAAGTCTCTTGTCGCTTTTGATAAGGTGGCTTTGGAGTCAGCTAAGAATAGTGTCGTCAGGAAATCCAGAGTTTAAAGGAATGAGAGGTGAGGTCCAGGACGGTTTCTACATTACAAGCCTGTGCTCTTTTACATGTACCTGGTCAGGATTGTGATGGTGTAACCCCTGACCAGAATGGTTGGAAAGCAACATGAACATTTGTTTCCCCTGTCACTGAAGTATACCGTGACCCAGCACAGTATGGATTCACTGGCGCTACATCCTGTAGTGGCATTTTATGGTAGTAAGGGATGTCTAGGGCATGCAGCAGTGGTAGCAGATGCTGTTCGCTAGTGTGAGCTGTCTCTTCAATTCTAATATGTAGCATTGCACTTGATCAGCAGGCAGATACTTATTCATATGGGACCAGTTGTGAAAGGCACATAAGTGTATGAATAGTTGAATTATACCTATTTTAATAAGCGTTTCAGAGTCCTTCTCATTCTATATTGGTACTTGAAAGATGTGTGCATATGTCTGTAGGTCTGCATATATCTAATCTGAAAGGAAGTCTCACACCAAGGGTTTTATAGTTAGGTACTGTCAAAGATAAAATTTCTGGATTTTACACAGAAATAGAATACTTTTAAGACCCAATTTTAAGTGTGTGTCACTTTTctcaggagaaaaataacattgttCAAACAGGCTATTTTCAACAGATTTACATTTTACTAATGTATTATAATACCACACGAAAGACCATCCTTGGGATTCAACTATGGTTGTACTAGTTATTTTACTGAATGTGTGTTCAGTTCCCTTTATGCACTCGCAAAGGTCTTGCAGCTTTATCTCCCCCTAAAAAACACCTGAGAGTTGCAGTAGAATAGGAATAGTGTTGGAGGCAGGCTGAAAGTGGGGAAAATATTTAGATTGAAGATGAACTTTAATTCACCTTTAATCATGAACATAACTCCTCAtggaaattaaaacatcagaaaaatgtgTCTTAAAACTGGGACCTTCAGCTTGGAGTTGTCTCTTTTCAGTGATTTGTTTGCCAAAATTTTTGTCATATAAACCAACttggtacatacaaaaatctCTACCTCTATGTCAAAAGTAGGATGTTCCAAATAAGATGGTTCTAGCATAAAGAAGTTTGTTACCATTCGGTTTAGGTAACTGCACTTCTTTCTATTCTCTACAGTTATATTGGTTTATTTAGAGaccaccccgcccccccccccccccccaaaaaaaaaaccccaacaaaaacccaacaaacaaccccaaaaccaaacaacccaacctgttttaaaagtttcactTACTAGCTCATCtccatgcttttttaaaaaaaagtttgaaagaaTCTGAATGTTTGAAAATCCCATAAacagttctgtatttctgatgATGCTATACACAGTGAGTGCATACTATAAGATGATAAAAAAATTTCAGGTAGTAGTCAGCCCCCTCCCGGTTCTTGTAAATCTTAAATTGCAAGTTcaaaaacagcaataaaaacttGAAATATGCAACCATTCCAAATATTCATCAGCAGAAATAAACCGTGGACATGTATGGAATATGACACATGATGTGTGAAGCAATACAATTAACATAGCAGAGATGAATCAGGCAAGTTTAGAATCCCAATCCTGtgaattcttccctgtgagcaTAGCTAAAAATTAGGTAAGAGTTTTAACCACTTAAGTCACAACTGTGCAAACACTGCTAGACAAGGGGAGGCCTAAATGCTCCACAGGTTCTGAAATCTTGGACTGCTTTGAGAAAATGGACTTGCTGAAACAGTAACTCACTGAAATCTCATGGTATTCTCGAGCGGGAAACCTCACGGCAGAAGATTGCGGAAGAACTAAAGAATACTTGTTTTGCTCTCTGTATGTTCTTGTCTGAGAAGCACTTCTGAAATTGATTTGCTTGTTGGGTTTGAGGTAGAAATTTTTAGATAGTGGTATCTTCATTAAATTCTTAATtatgttttttccctcctagCCCATCATTCCTATGTTTACACAAAATGTTCGAGAAGGCGTTAGGACATTAGGAGGAATAAGTaagatattttctatttttctgtagtttatttttccatatatgTTTAGCCTATCTCTGTAGAAATAATCCCCATATAAATCTGAGATTTGACACAGCCTTGTTTCTGGAGGTTCGCTGTCCCGTAGAGTTCAGAGATGTTATTAAGGTTTAATGTCAGCATTAGATGTGGTATTGGCTTATCTAAGTTACCCTCCACATAAGTGTGCCTTTCACAGAAGCAgtagaagagagggaaaaaaaaaagccagaaaaaggcaaatagaTTTACAGCACTTTTTTCCTCAACTCCAGGTTTTCTGCTGTCTGTtaagaagcaaagcaaataGGGTTTTGCGACTGAcacataatttctttaaatgtccTCCTAAAGCTCTGTGCTTACACCTCTACCTGCACTTAAACTTCAGATggtttgaaatatattttatctgtaGTTGGTTTAGTATTCAGCACTAAACCACAGGTCCTTATAAACCCCGTCATTTGCCTGCTCTCTTTTCTCATCTCTATGGGTCTTCTAGCTAGCACACAAATAGATGGGTATATGAAGGGTCCACTTGCGGGATGTTTAGATGCCCACATCTCTGCTGATCTGCTAGTGTTAACCCCCtggttttttatattttccatctAGCAGAAAGGGCCTGAACAGTCTCCTCCCCACCACATGTTCTGCCTCAAGTATGGCATCATCTGCATCAGAGGACTGCAGGGCAAAGCACTTCTGTCCTCCTCTAATTAAAAGCCAAGGCATCAGATGTAGACGTGCAGAATAATTCACACATTCGTCAAGttatacaaaaatatacagCAATTAATTGTCGCTGTGTTCAGGAGGATCTTCTCAACCAAGCAGAAATTGAAGCCCATATCGTTCATGCTACTTGTATTCTAGCAGAGGTGCTACAGGAATTGAGTTCTGTTGATCACTGGAGGTGTTACTCTAGTTTCAGTGGGTTTGGAATATTCTTTATTCTTATAGGTCATGTATAGAAAATTCCACATCTTGGACAGTAAGGATTTTCTTATGCCAACATTTCAGTTAATGGAATTCCTTGTCTAAAATTGAGACACAAAATATTAGTACCCATTCTGCAAGGAATCTGTTCTGAGTGTATTTGGGCTAGATTCTTAGAAGGTGGCATGTGGGGAAGATAATGTGTCCTCTTACAGCTGAtcaaaatacctgttttttctctcttttcatgTTGTTTCACTGCAACCGGTCTGTGATCTGAAAGAGCAATCCAATGTTTTAGCATGACCGGCCTTTAGGCTAGGCAGATAAGACTGTTTTAGATCCTGTAGACCTCAGTGGGACTGAACAGAACAGTCTTCcaatactgttttttttatgCTAACCTGTAAAATTAGCTGGACTGTAACCTGTATTGTGTAGCATTCCCTTCTCCAGAGAGGTAgctcctggatttttttcctcttcttccttctctttgcagCTAGTCTTTGGAGGAGAGATTTCACACCAAGTTAGGGTGGAAACAAGTCTGATGTTAGCATTAACACAGCTTTTAGGAAATGAAAGTCAAGGGTAGACTAGCACTTGAGATGACACACTCTTTGAGAATCTGGGTCAGGGGCTGGATTACTTGACAAGCCAGTTTCAGTTTTAAGatatactggggaaaaaaactttacAGAATAATCAGtgtctctcctcttttttttttttttttttttccccctctcctcctcacccttccttttccttctcctgctttcctcctttcccctaaATCTTTTCACATTAGAAATACTTAGGTCACTATATGAACGTATTAGATTGCCAATAGTTCCTCTGTACGGTGGATTTCCAGTCAAGCTTCGTACATTTATTGGAGAGCCCATTCCGTATGAACCAAATATAACTGCTGAAGAACTCACTGCAAAGGTAAGATagatatgcatatacatatttaaaatattgactGTTGTGACAGAAAACACTGGAATATTCTTGTCAAGTAATTTCTGCCTTGGAGCTAGTTACAGAAGTTGGTGGAATCATGGTAAGCTTTGGACTAGCCTAACTCTGAACGCCCTTCTTAAATGCTATCTTTATTACCACGCCTTGCAGATGTTCTAGGCCTTTTAAAGTCAATACTGCACCCTATATTTGCTTCAAGAAACAACTTTAGGGACTGGAGAAGTTCAGTCAGATAAGACTGCTCTGAGTTGATAAAGACTTAAGTACTTCACCCAGAGAAAATGTTCTGATTCTTGGCCTTTTCAGAAACATACTGCTGAAGTCTGTCAAATAGAGCAAACCTGTGTTCATAAACTGTTGAAAttcaatacaataaaaaaattaaggtaaACCATTTCGCTGTATAGTGTGTTTCCATTTCTATTTCCTCCAACTTCTCACCCaacaaaattaacttttgaACATTCCCCTAGTTCAGATTTAGGTGGCTTATAGAAAAGATTGTCAGGTTCTCATGTTCATTCAGTTTATTAATAGATTTCACAGTGCACAGACTTAGAACAGTTAAGTGATGGAGCAGTCAGACGGAGGGGGCTGAAATGGCCATTTTTTAAAGGTCCACAGATGGTAACTTTTAGCATTCAGAAAACTTTGagagaaagagatttttcttcttgaccATGCAGGTGTCTCACCTCATCTGATTACTCTGTGATTAGATCTCTGCAAAATGACATCTTAAAATGTTTATCTCCATTATTTTATGCCCTGGTTATGGAAAACTGATTGTTTCTTCTGGGAGTTCAGTATGACAGGACTTCAGAACTGTTTGCTTTCAGGAGAGAATGTATGCTTAAACGACTTTAAAACATGATTTGGCATCTTTACCTTTATGCCAACCCTCGCTTGTTTCTGACTTAAGTGCAAATTCTGCTAGATAAGGCACCTAGATTGTGAATCCCTTAGGCTTCTGGTTAGTGATTTTGAACTTGTATCTCATGTTTCAGGCTATGGCACAGTATGCATTTTCCCATTATGTGTCGAAGAAAATTAAGCACCAATTTTTGACCTAATGGAAATTTTAGATCTGTAGAGACACTTAGGACCTGATCTATAAAGAGATGTGGGCAGGAACCTTTGCCTAGGACTTAACAATTGATCATATACTTCATAAAAACAGTGGGAGCTTGTACCAAGAATCAGTTTTCTCCTTGCTGACCACTGGTTTACAAAGACAAATAGTTCTCTGTTCTGTCTCTAGCCTTAAGAATTCAGTAGTCTGTGCTTCTCTAGGCAGATTAGGAAGGTTACAGCATGTACTCACCATAGCTTTTGGATGTTGCCCTGGTTTTGAATGTTCCCCGTAGAGCTTTTATCTAATTAGAATAGCTGCTATTACCTTCTTGGCCTGCTATGTTTTGGACTGAAAGTAAACACTGCTGTCACATGCAGTTATTGTAGGTGTGGTTTAAGCATATGCTTTACAGGACCAGTTCCTTCAGAGGACTTGGGTGCAGGGATAGCTACTTTGTAGAAGCCAAATGTGCTGAGACACAAATTGTGTTTCCTGTGCTGCTAATAAGCAGGTGTAGAAGCAATGTTCTTGCATACTGGAAGTGTTACAGATGCAAACCTGGGCATAGGCAGAAGTGCCTGAGTTGTAGTACAGCACACAGGTGCTGACATGTTTTATAGATCTAGGTCTCTTCATTAATTTACTCCATTGTCATTTTACTATTGCGTATCACTAATAGAGCTTGTAAGCACAGCTACCAGGGATAAAAGATGGTTTGTTGGTCTGTTTCTTGGCAGTGATTCCGCAAACACATCTTGTGGGCTTAAATATGGAAAAATAGTGTTTGGAACTTGCAGTAGTTTGTGACATTTGACAGGATAAAAAAAGAGCTTAGAAATTGTGTTAATGTATGAACAATATAAAGATGACTTAATCTGACAAaaaacttttctctttccttacaGACAAAAGCAGCACTCCAAGCTCTAAtagaaaaacatcagaaaatacCAGGAAATATATTTAGGGCTTTAATGGAACGatttcaaacacaaaagaaagaagattaaGGTCTTCTGAATAAAATACTATTTAGGTATAATATTCTTAGTTATATTTGTAACTTATTCATTCTTCTAATAATAGGTTTTAAATTCTGCCCTAATGATACTGCTGTATAATTGAAGATACAAGAcactcccttccccttcctcctaTCCAGTATCAAGCTCAGGAACCCAAACTGCAAATCATTTATAATGGAGCAAAGTTTAGTTTGTGATAAATGCATTCCTACCTTGAAAGTGGTTggtggttgtgtgtgtgtgtgttttggtttttttttaatggcagcgCTGTGACTCTTTATGTATGTGGTCTCTTgtcctctttttgttttgttttgtttttttttgtgtgtcgTTCCCCTACTCCCTCCCTCCAGGTTGCTCTTTAACCTGAATGTTAGACCTGCTGAAGAGCTAGAGTCTTACTGTCTTGATCATAATCACTGTAACTAGGTTTCGCAGGCCAGATTAATGCCATACAGCATTTATAAAATCTTTCTTCAGGTTGTCACTCTAGTGCTGTTGGAAAACAGTCAACTTTCTATGGTCTGTAGAACCACAAAACCTATGGTGGAAAGTGTTTAGTTTTACTGGGTGAGCTCAGAAAGAGTTTGGAGGGGTGAGAGTGGATTAGAGAACTGCAGTGAACCAAATAAATTTGTTACTGGAAACCACTCCGATGCAGTGAACGAGAACCCTACAGCACAGGTGCTGTTCCAAGCCGAGCCACATTGGATATCGGGCCTTGGGTAGAGAGCTGTCCTGTATACTTCTCAGTGAATCTGCAAATTCTCCTTTGGAAGTATGAGCCAAGCATTTAAActttaagaaatggaaatgagaCTACTGTTTAGTAACATGAGCTTATAAAGCTttcttttgaaggaaagaaagaattagcACAAAATTCCTTTTAAGAGTAGTagttcttttgaaaaacaggatATACGTTCCCAAATACCCTTTGAGTCTAGTATATGCAAactgttatatatatataaactgtTAAACATGCATATTCTTTAAACACAGATATTCACATAAGTTATTAAATCAGGGTTGAGAGGCAAATcctatatatttttcttaagtgaAAACAATTGAATGAACAGGAAAGAATTGCAGGCTTGAGCTTTTGTGCACTTACAGTAAATTATACTTTTTCTGAACTAAAGCCTATGCTTTTATTGTCCAAacaggaaatatttgaaatattctgTCTGATTACCAGCAAGTTTAATCTCCAGTTCTTAAGTTAACATCTGGGTACTCTTCAGTTTTGGGATGAGGACAAATTCCTTAAGACAAAAGAGTTTTTTGCCATATTACATTGTCTCCTTTCAATATTGTTGGGGTTTGAcctttccttaaaagaaaaaacaaaaacaacagcCCCCCTGCCAACTTTTGAAAGTTCACTTGTATTCAGTTTAGTATCCATTCCTCCCACTATTTAAGCACGTGCTTTGCTTTATACTAGTGAAACTATATAAGTGCATGTGGATGATGCCCTGTGTTAGAAAAATACCACTTTATGGGAAGGAGTCTATAAATTATGGTTTGCAAAAAGCTTGCTTACTTCATGATGTTACTTTATATCAAAAGGATTTTATGTGATGttgaattaaattttttaaagcttgagGAAGAATTATGTTATGTAAAAGCAAATGACCATTCTGAAGTTCTTTAAATGACTTGGGTTTTATTTGAAGGCACAATtgtattcttttaatttatcagaacgtttttaaaaatattgtgttAACACAGTATGTCATTAAAAGTGATAATGCCAAATTCCAGCATCAGAGTATAACTTAAGTATGACTTTGTTTTTACTGGCCATCTTGAGGAAAATGTGTATTACTTTATATAATGAAATTCTCAAAGGCAGCTGAACATATTTTGTGTTGAGGTTGCatatatgtaaaagaaaactcAGTCTAAAAGGCTCTGTTAGACAACAACAGACAAGTGCGATCTGAGattttgtaaaatttattttaataatgttgGCTGTTTGATGCAGTTTTGTCCCTGTAAGTATTGAAAGATGAgtataaaaaaatgaagggcAGTATTGGTACTCTTTAAGTGTTCAT
It encodes the following:
- the LOC101913562 gene encoding transmembrane protein 68 isoform X3: MLATLWDGHGRIWHGYELHGAENIPEGPGLIVFYHGATPADYVYFTARLLIERKRYCHVVADHFVFRLPGFKILLDVHGVMHGPKEECVSALKKGYLIAIAPGGVREALFSDEMYTIIWGNRKGFAQVAIDAKVPIIPMFTQNVREGVRTLGGIKILRSLYERIRLPIVPLYGGFPVKLRTFIGEPIPYEPNITAEELTAKTKAALQALIEKHQKIPGNIFRALMERFQTQKKED
- the LOC101913562 gene encoding transmembrane protein 68 isoform X1; amino-acid sequence: MIGGNESCTAGPIPVSYLTCLTHILREWTGVEHIEDYLSYAVYLLWVLFPLAVVFLLPGVLVILFYASILLLHIYKRKNELKEAYSNDFWDGARQMLATLWDGHGRIWHGYELHGAENIPEGPGLIVFYHGATPADYVYFTARLLIERKRYCHVVADHFVFRLPGFKILLDVHGVMHGPKEECVSALKKGYLIAIAPGGVREALFSDEMYTIIWGNRKGFAQVAIDAKVPIIPMFTQNVREGVRTLGGIKILRSLYERIRLPIVPLYGGFPVKLRTFIGEPIPYEPNITAEELTAKTKAALQALIEKHQKIPGNIFRALMERFQTQKKED